One Streptomyces sp. SAI-135 DNA segment encodes these proteins:
- a CDS encoding LysR family transcriptional regulator — protein MDLRQMEYAVAIADELNFTRAAARCRIGQSGLSHQITQLEREVGALLFERTSRSVRVTQAGQIYVACARRVLKAVQEMHAEISSLDGPVRGRLRIGSVTLTAGNIDQLGLLREFQESYPAVEVTLFDSDGVHATSQLLTGELEVAVVAVHEHQLPPGIAYHLLSVVPLVAVVGRRHRLRGAGVIGLAELADERFLECVPDTGLRAQVDAAFDRARARRRGVCALRSAGDLVSLAFEDIGVTVVPRPAADAIIPADHADCVLRLDDPQALQPLALVHRDPAPASPAAQAFLRLALTRLPGPGAPGLEEAPAPNGSGKP, from the coding sequence ATGGATCTGCGGCAGATGGAGTACGCGGTGGCCATCGCCGACGAGCTCAACTTCACCCGGGCCGCGGCACGCTGCCGCATCGGGCAGTCCGGGCTCAGCCACCAGATCACCCAGCTCGAGCGGGAGGTCGGGGCACTGCTCTTCGAGCGGACGAGTCGCAGCGTCCGCGTGACCCAGGCCGGGCAGATCTACGTCGCCTGCGCGCGGCGGGTGCTCAAAGCGGTCCAGGAGATGCACGCCGAGATCTCCTCGCTCGACGGGCCCGTGCGAGGGCGGCTGCGGATCGGCTCGGTGACGCTCACGGCGGGGAACATCGACCAGCTCGGTCTGCTGCGGGAGTTCCAGGAGTCCTATCCCGCGGTCGAGGTCACGCTCTTCGACTCCGACGGTGTGCACGCCACCTCCCAGCTCCTCACCGGTGAGCTGGAGGTCGCCGTCGTCGCCGTGCACGAGCACCAGTTGCCCCCGGGCATCGCGTACCACCTGCTCAGTGTGGTGCCGCTGGTGGCCGTCGTGGGCCGGCGGCACCGGCTGCGCGGAGCCGGCGTCATCGGCCTGGCCGAGCTGGCCGACGAGCGCTTCCTCGAATGCGTTCCCGACACGGGCCTGCGGGCGCAGGTGGATGCCGCGTTCGACCGGGCGCGGGCCCGTCGCCGGGGTGTCTGCGCGTTGCGCAGCGCGGGTGATCTCGTCTCGCTGGCGTTCGAGGACATCGGGGTGACCGTCGTACCCCGTCCGGCGGCGGACGCGATCATCCCGGCCGATCACGCCGACTGCGTCCTGCGTCTCGACGACCCGCAGGCCCTCCAGCCCCTGGCCCTGGTCCACCGCGACCCTGCGCCGGCCTCACCCGCCGCGCAGGCGTTCCTGCGTCTCGCACTCACCCGCCTGCCCGGGCCGGGAGCACCGGGGTTGGAGGAGGCGCCGGCTCCGAACGGGTCCGGCAAACCGTAG
- a CDS encoding carotenoid oxygenase family protein translates to MATATTQSDGTPGQQPVSTQPPPGTMRFPDTRHFQGFFAPSRIEADVYDLEVEGRIPPELNGAFYRAAADTQYPPRFANDVYINGDGMIHMVRFDNGHADLKTRYVRTQRFQLERQARKALFGAYRNPYTDDPSVAGVDDGNANTSIIWHAGKLLALKEAALPYELDPATLETKGVYDFSGQIPGRTFTVHPKHDPRTGELMAFAYNASGLPDKQIHIHQIAADGKVTRTQTFEVPYSSMVHDWLVTRDHLVFTISPMVADPEQLKREEQYFVWDPNRETYVAIIPRDEGVSGIKWFRSERLLETHTLNAWTDGDTLVGDHFTTRSGWFSQFPKTTAGYLPEEPPFLHRWTFDLTQGAAHWDDATDTYRSEKLLDSPGDMPRVDPRVLMEKNRHSWVGGMHPDVPMAPIGPMGPPFNSLIHRDDSTGATAIWTAGEHAAPEEPVFIPKSEDAAEGEGYLLALVGRRDRMRHDLVVLDALDIAAGPIATVKIPFRLRYGFHGTWVPAAELGK, encoded by the coding sequence ATGGCCACTGCAACGACGCAGTCCGACGGAACACCCGGACAGCAGCCCGTGAGCACCCAGCCGCCTCCGGGCACCATGCGGTTCCCGGACACGCGGCACTTCCAGGGGTTCTTCGCCCCGTCGCGGATCGAGGCGGACGTCTACGACCTCGAGGTCGAGGGCCGTATACCCCCCGAGCTGAACGGCGCCTTCTACCGCGCCGCCGCCGACACCCAGTACCCGCCGCGGTTCGCGAACGACGTGTACATCAACGGCGACGGCATGATCCACATGGTGCGGTTCGACAACGGCCACGCGGATCTGAAGACCCGCTACGTCCGCACCCAGCGCTTCCAGCTCGAACGCCAGGCGCGCAAGGCCCTGTTCGGCGCCTACCGCAACCCCTACACCGACGACCCTTCGGTGGCCGGCGTCGACGACGGAAACGCCAACACCTCGATCATCTGGCACGCGGGCAAGCTGCTCGCGCTCAAGGAGGCGGCGCTTCCGTACGAACTGGATCCGGCGACGCTGGAGACCAAGGGCGTCTACGACTTCTCCGGCCAGATACCGGGCCGCACCTTCACCGTCCACCCCAAGCACGACCCGCGCACCGGCGAACTGATGGCCTTCGCCTACAACGCGAGCGGTCTGCCGGACAAGCAGATCCACATCCACCAGATCGCCGCGGACGGCAAGGTCACCCGGACTCAGACTTTCGAGGTGCCGTACTCGTCGATGGTGCACGACTGGCTGGTCACCCGGGACCATCTGGTCTTCACGATCTCGCCCATGGTCGCCGACCCGGAACAGCTCAAGCGGGAGGAGCAGTACTTCGTCTGGGACCCGAACCGGGAGACCTACGTCGCGATCATTCCGCGGGACGAGGGCGTGAGCGGCATCAAGTGGTTCCGCAGCGAGCGGCTCCTGGAGACCCACACTCTCAACGCCTGGACGGACGGCGACACCCTCGTCGGCGACCACTTCACCACCAGGTCCGGCTGGTTCTCCCAGTTCCCGAAGACGACCGCCGGCTACCTGCCCGAAGAGCCGCCGTTCCTGCACCGCTGGACGTTCGACCTGACCCAGGGCGCCGCCCACTGGGACGACGCCACCGACACCTACCGCAGCGAGAAGCTCCTCGACTCGCCCGGTGACATGCCCCGGGTCGACCCCCGCGTGCTGATGGAGAAGAACCGGCACTCCTGGGTCGGCGGCATGCACCCCGATGTGCCGATGGCCCCGATCGGACCCATGGGCCCGCCGTTCAACTCCCTCATCCACCGCGACGACAGCACGGGTGCGACGGCCATCTGGACCGCCGGCGAGCACGCAGCCCCCGAGGAGCCGGTGTTCATACCGAAGTCGGAGGACGCCGCCGAGGGCGAGGGCTATCTGCTGGCGCTGGTCGGCCGACGTGACCGGATGCGGCACGACCTGGTCGTCCTGGACGCCCTCGACATCGCCGCCGGCCCGATCGCCACCGTGAAGATCCCCTTCCGACTCCGGTACGGCTTCCACGGCACCTGGGTGCCCGCCGCCGAACTGGGAAAGTGA
- a CDS encoding MBL fold metallo-hydrolase, producing MRLTRGGHACVRLEQDGVVIVIDPGSYSDPHVLDGAHAVLVTHEHVDHFAEPVLRAAAEADPDLRIWANRSVADQLAGLGGGRVTVVGDGDTFDIEGIGVEVHGELHAVVHPDLPRVTNVGFLVGDTGTATVFHPGDAFTVPTRPVDTLLLPVHGPWSKTAEVIDYAREIKARTAVSIHDGGLNESGNALADHMLQECLQDIGTDYRRVAAAAGIEAV from the coding sequence ATGCGACTCACCAGGGGCGGCCACGCCTGCGTCCGGCTGGAACAGGACGGCGTCGTCATCGTCATCGACCCCGGCAGCTACTCCGATCCGCACGTCCTCGACGGTGCCCACGCCGTGCTCGTGACCCACGAACACGTGGACCACTTCGCCGAGCCCGTCCTGCGCGCGGCGGCCGAAGCCGACCCCGACCTGCGGATCTGGGCCAACCGATCCGTGGCCGACCAGCTCGCCGGGCTCGGCGGCGGCCGGGTCACCGTGGTCGGCGACGGGGACACCTTCGACATCGAAGGCATCGGCGTCGAGGTGCACGGAGAACTGCACGCCGTGGTCCATCCGGACCTGCCGCGGGTCACCAACGTCGGCTTCCTCGTGGGAGACACCGGCACAGCCACCGTCTTCCACCCGGGCGACGCCTTCACCGTTCCCACGCGCCCGGTGGACACACTCCTGCTGCCCGTGCACGGCCCGTGGTCCAAGACGGCCGAAGTCATCGACTACGCCCGTGAGATCAAAGCCCGCACTGCTGTGTCGATCCACGACGGCGGTCTCAACGAGAGCGGGAACGCGCTGGCGGACCACATGCTGCAGGAGTGCCTCCAGGACATCGGCACCGACTACCGGCGCGTGGCCGCCGCGGCCGGAATCGAGGCGGTGTAA
- a CDS encoding SDR family oxidoreductase: MAASTPRQSPPVGWLGLEGRGALVMGAGGLGTACVRGLAEAGARLTVVDADEARLKALRDDPACAAAVVRTLTADLTSSEACERAVAAAARALGGLDVLVHAVGTNDRRPLVDTPDEVWDRILTLNLSTAFWTGRAAGRLMREAGHGSMVFFSSVSSLLAHRHHGPYAASKGGLDQLVKVMAREWATDGITVNAVAPGYTETELTRAYLAKPGMREELTALVPAGRLGQPQDVVGAALFLASTRASYVTGQVLYVDGGRTLV, from the coding sequence ATGGCCGCTTCGACGCCGCGGCAGAGCCCACCTGTCGGCTGGCTGGGCCTTGAGGGGCGCGGCGCGCTCGTCATGGGAGCCGGCGGACTGGGCACCGCCTGCGTCCGGGGCCTGGCGGAAGCCGGAGCCCGGCTGACGGTCGTCGACGCGGACGAGGCCCGCCTCAAGGCCCTGCGCGACGATCCGGCCTGCGCGGCCGCAGTCGTACGGACCCTCACCGCGGACCTGACCTCGTCCGAGGCGTGCGAGCGGGCGGTCGCCGCGGCGGCCCGCGCACTCGGCGGTCTCGATGTGCTGGTGCACGCCGTGGGCACGAACGACCGGCGTCCCCTGGTGGACACGCCCGACGAGGTGTGGGACCGCATCCTGACCCTGAACCTGTCCACCGCGTTCTGGACCGGACGCGCCGCGGGCCGGCTGATGCGCGAGGCCGGACACGGCAGCATGGTGTTCTTCTCCTCCGTCTCCTCCCTGCTCGCCCACCGCCACCACGGCCCGTACGCCGCCTCCAAGGGCGGCCTGGACCAGCTGGTGAAGGTCATGGCGCGCGAATGGGCCACCGACGGCATCACCGTCAACGCTGTTGCCCCGGGCTACACGGAGACCGAGCTGACCCGCGCCTACCTGGCGAAGCCCGGTATGCGGGAGGAGCTGACCGCCTTGGTCCCCGCCGGACGCCTGGGGCAGCCGCAGGACGTGGTCGGAGCCGCGCTGTTCCTCGCCTCCACCCGCGCCTCGTACGTCACCGGACAGGTGCTCTACGTGGACGGCGGCCGCACGCTCGTGTGA
- a CDS encoding carboxymuconolactone decarboxylase family protein: protein MPARIAGRLPGELDEQQAEVYRAITGGARATGPQAFPLTDEVGRLRDPFNAMLLSPPVGMAVQEMGAAVRYASLLTDRVREMATLVVAAHWNSTFEREAHEAVGRTCGLTDSELEALRAGELPALSDPAERAALRATLSLARTGLLDDREYYHAVAEWGERGLFELTALVGYYALLALQLRVFAGEGPEDRCDPPQTESGTR from the coding sequence ATGCCCGCACGCATCGCCGGCCGCCTGCCCGGTGAACTGGACGAGCAGCAGGCAGAGGTGTACCGCGCCATCACGGGCGGTGCCCGGGCCACAGGGCCACAGGCGTTCCCGCTCACCGATGAAGTGGGCCGCCTCCGTGACCCCTTCAACGCGATGCTGCTCAGCCCGCCGGTCGGCATGGCCGTACAGGAGATGGGAGCGGCGGTGCGCTACGCGTCGCTCCTGACCGACCGGGTGCGCGAGATGGCGACCCTGGTCGTCGCCGCCCACTGGAACAGCACCTTCGAGCGAGAGGCCCACGAGGCGGTCGGCCGCACCTGCGGCCTCACCGACTCCGAGTTGGAGGCACTGCGCGCGGGCGAACTGCCCGCCCTCTCGGACCCGGCCGAGCGCGCCGCCCTGCGCGCGACGCTCTCGCTGGCCCGAACCGGCCTCCTCGACGACCGGGAGTACTACCACGCGGTGGCCGAGTGGGGCGAGCGCGGACTGTTCGAGCTCACGGCCCTGGTCGGCTACTACGCCCTGCTCGCCCTGCAGTTGCGCGTCTTCGCGGGAGAAGGACCCGAGGACCGCTGCGACCCACCCCAGACCGAAAGCGGGACACGATGA